A single genomic interval of Rhinatrema bivittatum chromosome 12, aRhiBiv1.1, whole genome shotgun sequence harbors:
- the GUCA1B gene encoding LOW QUALITY PROTEIN: guanylyl cyclase-activating protein 2 (The sequence of the model RefSeq protein was modified relative to this genomic sequence to represent the inferred CDS: substituted 1 base at 1 genomic stop codon) — protein sequence MGQHLSAEDSSKVEIDVAELQEWYKKFVVECPSGTLFMHEFKHFFGVAGNQEAADYLEHMFRAFDKNGDNTIDFLEYVAALNLVLRGELEHKLKWTFKVYDRDGNGCIEKAELLEIVESIYRLKKARWPKREARAPLLTPEEVVDRIFQLVDENGDGQLSLDEFIDGARKDKWVMKMLQMEINPGGWINEXRRSSLF from the exons ATGGGCCAGCACCTTAGCGCGGAGGACTCCAGCAAAGTGGAGATCGATGTGGCCGAGCTCCAGGAGTGGTACAAGAAGTTTGTGGTGGAGTGCCCCAGCGGGACCCTCTTCATGCACGAGTTCAAGCACTTCTTTGGGGTCGCCGGCAACCAGGAAGCGGCCGATTACCTGGAGCACATGTTCCGAGCTTTCGACAAAAATGGG GATAACACCATTGATTTTCTGGAGTATGTGGCAGCTTTAAACCTCGTTTTAAGAGGAGAACTGGAGCACAAACTGAAGTGGACCTTTAAAGTTTATGACAGAGATGGCAACGGCTGCATAGAGAAGGCCGAGCTCCTAGAAATAGTTGAG TCCATTTACCGCCTGAAGAAGGCGCGTTGGCCGAAGAGGGAGGCGCGGGCACCCCTGCTTACgccggaggaggtggtggacAGGATATTTCAGCTCGTGGACGAGAACGGAGATG GGCAATTGTCCCTCGATGAGTTCATTGACGGAGCACGGAAGGACAAGTGGGTAATGAAGATGCTCCAGATGGAGATTAACCCTGGAGGGTGGATTAATGAGTAGAGAAGAAGTTCTTTATTCTAA